From the genome of Phycodurus eques isolate BA_2022a chromosome 22, UOR_Pequ_1.1, whole genome shotgun sequence, one region includes:
- the zc3hc1 gene encoding nuclear-interacting partner of ALK, with the protein MAALGSSRGDRVGNSTQNKSSITSPEKIREILNEGVSPAGTGTHSGQGDTKDPEVSSNTPSPCEATNKEAFFSRVQSYSCLKWPAKPRALSPLMCARYGWINVAHDMLKCSSCQAFLSASLQLTLYDKYESRIAELSRQLQTKHEKFCPWPDFPCPERLWIVTAGEPSALLASLIERFQSACMLGQQLPSMKPELLKSMSLTEDVVSVILQLIEEEQKRKGTTCSEPFAVQVAACIVSLCGWAANLGVHIAALPILNCSYCMRKVGLWNFHQMECVGGDADAGTDATSTPAASTPTQEGLGEQSTPPSPPSTPSRMKLRSQDSCRSDQGEGTPVALRARSRDSPSPVEEPPSPLMRGKRTVTRSRGQGDCLSLPSKRLCLSLADEVVHKSAFDPLAQHRDWCPWVAVGKENVDPQAVPLSDTVPAPHQQGWKAALDLLMPAKNTNAVDGSPAQGPPDRSKRVFAIFRQWQISAPSQ; encoded by the exons ATGGCGGCCCTCGGTAGCAGTCGTGGGGATCGCGTCGGCAACTCGACTCAAAACAAATCTTCCATCACGTCCCCGGAGAAAATCCGCGAAATTCTCAACGAGGGGGTCTCGCCAGCCGGCACCGGTACCCACAG TGGGCAAGGAGATACAAAAGATCCAGAAGTCAGTAGCAACACTCCATCACCTTGTGAGGCAACCAACAAAGAGGCCTTTTTCAGTAGAGTGCAGTCATACTCC TGTTTGAAATGGCCCGCGAAGCCCCGTGCGCTGTCGCCTCTCATGTGCGCCCGCTACGGCTGGATCAACGTTGCCCACGACATGCTCAAGTGCTCCAGCTGCCAGGCATTCCTCAGCGCATCACTTCAACTCACGTTATATGACAAAT ATGAATCACGCATTGCAGAGCTGTCGAGGCAGCTTCAGACGAAACACGAGAAGTTTTGTCCCTGGCCTGACTTTCCTTGTCCAG AGAGGTTGTGGATTGTGACAGCCGGGGAGCCCTCAGCACTTCTGGCCTCTTTAATTGAGCGTTTTCAGAGCGCGTGTATGCTTGGACAGCAGCTTCCATCTATGAAGCCTGAGCTACTGAAATCAATG TCCTTAACCGAGGATGTTGTAAGTGTTATCCTGCAGTTGATAGAGGAggaacaaaaaagaaagggaaCCACATGCTCGGAACCTTTTGCAGTCCAAGTGGCTGCGTGCATCGTTTCTCTCTGTGGCTGGGCTGCAAA CCTGGGCGTGCATATCGCTGCACTGCCCATCCTCAACTGTTCCTACTGTATGCGTAAAGTCGGCCTGTGGAATTTCCACCAAATGGAGTGCGTGGGCGGTGATGCAGATGCCGGGACAGACGCTACAAGCACTCCTGCCGCCTCGACTCCCACACAGGAGGGCTTGGGGGAACAGTCAACCCCTCCCTCGCCTCCTTCCACTCCAAGTCGCATGAAGCTGAGGAGCCAGGACTCTTGCCGCTCTGACCAG GGTGAGGGCACTCCTGTAGCTTTGCGAGCCCGAAGCCGAGACTCGCCTAGTCCCGTTGAGGAGCCACCAAGTCCCTTGATGAGGGGCAAGAGGACTGTGACTCGTAGCCGGGGGCAAGGTGACTGTCTGTCCCTTCCTTCCAAACGTCTGTGCCTCTCATTAGCT GACGAGGTTGTGCACAAGAGTGCGTTCGACCCGCTGGCTCAGCACAGAGACTGGTGTCCCTGGGTGGCAGTTGGAAAGGAGAATGTGGATCCACAGGCCGTGCCTCTTTCAGACACTGTGCCAGCGCCTCATCAGCAAGGCTGGAAGGCCGCCCTTGACCTACTGATGCCTGCAAAGAACACAAACGCAGTGGATGGCAGTCCAGCACAG GGCCCACCTGATCGATCCAAAAGGGTGTTTGCTATATTCCGTCAGTGGCAGATATCCGCTCCATCTCAGTAA
- the klhdc10 gene encoding kelch domain-containing protein 10: MTDAQGDRCLDQLNKFEKLTGRPLHGRRTPPARSGHRCVADNTNLYVFGGYNPDYDESGGSENEDYPLFRELWRYHFATGRWQQIQTEGYVPTELASMSAVLHGNNLLVFGGTGIPFGENNGNDVHVCNVKYKRWSLLNCRGKKPNRIYGQAMVIINGFLYVFGGTTGYIYSTDLHRLDLTTREWIHLKPNNPPDDLPEERYRHEIAQDGQRIYILGGGTSWTSYPLDKIHAYNLETNSWEEIATKPHDKIGFPAPRRCHSCVQIRNDVFICGGYNGELILADLWKINLHTFQWSKLPAVMPEPAYFHCAAVTPTGCMYIHGGVVNIHENKRTGSLFKIWLAVPSLLERCWERLLQAFPHLANLSTMQLLNLGLTQELIERLK; the protein is encoded by the exons ATGACGGACGCCCAAGGCGATCGCTGTCTGGACCAGTTGAATAAATTCGAGAAGCTGACAGGCAGGCCGCTGCACG GCCGTCGTACTCCCCCCGCCCGCAGTGGCCACCGCTGCGTTGCCGACAACACCAACCTCTATGTGTTCGGGGGGTACAACCCGGACTACGACGAGTCAGGTGGCTCCGAGAACGAGGACTACCCGCTGTTCCGGGAGCTGTGGAGGTACCACTTCGCCACGGGCCGATGGCAGCAGATTCAAACAGAGGGCTACGTCCCCACGGAGCTGGCCTCCATGTCAG CTGTGTTGCACGGTAACAATCTGCTGGTGTTTGGCGGCACCGGGATCCCCTTTGGCGAGAACAACGGCAACGACGTCCACGTTTGCAATGTCAAGTACAAGCGGTGGTCGCTGCTCAACTGTCGCGGGAAGAAGCCCAACAGAATCTATGGACAG GCCATGGTCATCATAAATGGGTTTCTTTACGTGTTCGGGGGGACAACGGGCTACATATACAGCACAGACCTGCACAGGCTGGACCTGACCACCAGGGAGTGGATCCACCTCAAGCCCAACAACCCCCCAGATGACCTACCCGAGGAACG GTACAGACATGAAATAGCACAGGACGGACAGAGGATCTACATCTTGGGAGGTGGGACCTCCTGGACGTCTTACCCTCTGGACAAG ATTCACGCATATAATCTAGAGACCAATTCCTGGGAAGAGATTGCAACAAAACCTCATGACAAAATAG GGTTTCCCGCGCCAAGAAGATGTCACAGTTGTGTCCAAATACGAAATG ATGTATTTATCTGTGGCGGCTACAATGGCGAGTTGATATTGGCTGACCTGTGGAAGATCAACCTGCACACGTTCCAGTGGAGCAAGCTGCCCGCCGTGATGCCCGAACCGGCCTACTTCCACTGCGCCGCCGTTACGCCG ACGGGGTGTATGTACATCCACGGTGGCGTGGTGAACATCCACGAGAACAAGAGGACCGGATCCCTCTTCAAGATCTGGCTGGCTGTGCCCAGCCTGCTGGAGCGTTGCTGGGAGAGGCTCCTCCAGGCCTTCCCCCACCTTGCCAACTTGTCCACCATGCAGTTGCTCAACCTGGGGCTCACACAGGAACTGATTGAGCGCTTAAAATAA
- the cax1 gene encoding cation/H+ exchanger protein 1, whose product MSLTKSTPVSLAAAGDQESLRRRRSTLDSTENHDPEPNHRFPQLLSQTECRCVEPELTVTAAETPLPDASSNHFCHYTPKCFLAVHRACTGAHGNSARSTSSRYGEDGWRESTTKTTIRAENEVEAHREANNYKFGFRKWKGNVTERPIKDRSDVVKELYSDLSIVKPQEGSMVTFGNIVYVILFGWWMSLTYLLICPVMFLTIIGAPYGKLCLKLAWYFIWPFGKSVEKDADLIKRSTVKPPRCEVIPEERDTEDSKDIVTEKDSRPLLMSSPLPIEMPLPELSVTTRRKHWCRVSTYVWLLLGYPVLAVVHVVACVFSWLLVFTIPVSKMNARTLTIILLMAPEDVHIHALEMTLRCEAKVILCCYRAVNVYYYKYTVQGINIFALNLLPLVIITLIIGYADQNHKYFSSETKFATAITSIIPLSYYIGMGIASISAQSNFAVGAVVNATFGSITEMTFYITALLQGHRAASKCYEEVVKAALTGTLLGCILFIPGICMIIGGIKHREQRFNSRSAGVSSSLLFISIGGVFAPTLFSKTFGSLVCESCSNIPANTSVPFVCKDCHYDMTKMDPQLIMKHIEPLVYTISVLLPAAYLIGLVFTLKTHSHIYDIHISDGQGGHAHGQYAIDEGAAALPRAGEGAAGPLLAANSCINASIVSPSHVATGHHVVHWSRWRALAVLIVATVLMACCADLSTNNIEPMLTHSSISQYFIGVTVLAMVPELPEIVNGIQFALQNNISLSLEVGSCIAVQVCMIQIPLLILFNAFYDVGFVLLFSDIHLWASIFSVILVNYIFMDGKCDYFQGTALVVVYLIVLALYFFAPSPRSC is encoded by the exons ATGTCCCTCACCAAGTCCACGCCTGTGTCCTTAGCAGCAGCAGGCGACCAGGAGAGCCTGAGGAGAAGGAGATCCACGCTGGACTCCACAG AGAACCACGATCCAGAGCCGAATCACCGGTTTCCACAGCTGCTGTCCCAAACCGAGTGCCGCTGCGTCGAGCCAGAGCTCACCGTCACCGCCGCCGAAACCCCCTTACCTGACGCGTCCTCCAACCATTTCTGCCACTACACGCCCAAGTGTTTCCTCGCTGTGCACAGAG CTTGCACGGGAGCACATGGAAACTCTGCACGCTCCACGTCGTCACGCTACGGTGAGGATGGTTGGCGTGAAAGCACCACCAAGACCACCATCAGGGCTGAGAATGAGGTGGAGGCGCACAGGGAGGCCAACAATTACAAG TTTGGCTTCcgaaaatggaaaggcaatgTCACAGAGAGGCCCATCAAAGACCGATCAGACGTGGTCAAAGAGCTCTACTCAGACCTGAGCATCGTCAAGCCCCAAGAAG GCTCCATGGTGACCTTTGGGAACATTGTTTATGTGATTTTATTTGGATGGTGGATGTCTTTGACCTATCTCCTCATTTGTCCTGTGATGTTTCTGACAATCATCGGCGCCCCGTATG GAAAATTGTGTTTAAAGTTGGCCTGGTACTTTATTTGGCCCTTTGGGAAGTCGGTAGAGAAG GATGCTGACTTGATAAAAAGATCCACAGTGAAGCCCCCGAGGTGTGAGGTCATTCCTGAAGAGAGGGACACTGAGGACAGCAAGGACATTGTCACGGAAAAGGACTCGAGGCCTCTTCTGATGTCCTCCCCTTTACCCATTGAGATGCCTTTGCCAGAACTATCAGTTACGACTAGGCGTAAACATTGG TGTCGCGTGAGTACCTACGTGTGGCTGCTCCTGGGCTATCCCGTCCTGGCGGTGGTGCATGTCGTGGCCTGCGTCTTCTCCTGGCTGCTGGTGTTCACCATCCCCGTCTCCAAGATGAACGCCCGCACGCTCACCATCATCCTCCTCATGGCACCTGAGGATGTGCACATACACGCTCTGGAAATG acgcTCCGGTGTGAGGCGAAAGTCATCTTGTGCTGCTATCGTGCCGTCAACGTCTATTACTACAAATACACCGTGCAAGGGATCAACATCTTTGCACTAA ATCTTCTCCCCTTGGTAATTATCACATTGATTATCGGCTATGCTGACCAGAACCACAAATACTTCAGTTCAGAGACCAAGTTTGCCACAGCCATCACGTCCATCATTCCGCTGTCCTACTACATCGGCATGGGCATCGCCAG CATTTCAGCTCAGAGCAACTTTGCCGTGGGCGCGGTAGTGAACGCCACATTTGGCTCCATCACCGAGATGACCTTCTACATCACGGCGCTCTTGCAGGGGCACCGCGCCGCCTCCAAGTGCTACGAGGAGGTCGTCAAGGCCGCCCTCACTGGCACACTGCTGGGCTGCATCCTCTTCATACCC GGTATTTGCATGATTATTGGCGGCATTAAACACAGAGAGCAGCGATTTAACAGTCGCTCAGCCGGTGTGAGCTCATCGTTGCTCTTCATATCCATAGGAG gTGTTTTTGCTCCCACTCTCTTCTCCAAGACCTTTGGCAGCCTGGTGTGCGAGAGCTGCTCCAACATTCCCGCGAACACCAGCGTGCCGTTTGTTTGCAAAGACTGTCACTACGACATG ACTAAAATGGACCCCCAGTTGATTATGAAGCATATAGA GCCTCTGGTTTACACCATCTCCGTACTGCTGCCTGCCGCCTACCTCATCGGCCTGGTCTTCACGCTAAAAACCCACTCCCACATCTACGACATCCACATCAGTGACGGCCAAGGTGGCCACGCCCACGGTCAGTACGCGATCGATGAGGGCGCCGCCGCCCTCCCCCGAGCTGGTGAGGGTGCCGCAGGCCCACTCCTCGCCGCCAACTCGTGCATTAATGCCAGCATCGTCTCCCCCAGCCACGTTGCCACAG GTCACCATGTGGTCCACTGGTCGCGGTGGAGGGCGCTCGCCGTGCTTATCGTCGCCACGGTGCTGATGGCCTGCTGTGCCGACCTTAGCACAAACAACATCGAGCCCATGCTGACCCACTCGTCCATCTCCCAG TACTTCATTGGCGTGACGGTGTTGGCGATGGTGCCCGAGCTTCCCGAGATTGTCAACGGGATTCAGTTTGCACTGCAGAATAATATCAGTTTGAG TCTGGAAGTGGGAAGCTGTATTGCAGTGCAGGTGTGCATGATTCAAATCCCACTACTCATCCTCTTCAATGCATTCTAC GATGTGGGATTTGTGCTGCTGTTCAGTGACATCCATCTCTGGGCGAGCATCTTCAGTGTCATTTTGGTCAACTATATCTTCATGGATGGAAAGTGTGACTACTTTCAGG GGACTGCTCTGGTGGTGGTCTACCTCATCGTTCTGGCTCTTTATTTCTTTGCTCCTTCCCCACGCTCTTGTTAA